GGTAAAACGTCATAAAAAGTCGGTAATGGAGAATATTTCCGACAAAATATCGGATTCGGTAAAGAAGAAGAAAGCATCGGCGAAATCCGCCGGCGAAAACGAAAAGGAAAAGGAGGCGCAGCATGGCTCAGGCAAAACAGATGAAGCCGGAAAAGACACGGAAAAGTGACTTTAAATTCACCCGTGATCTTATAGACGGACTGGCAAAGCAGAATGTCGTGCTGATGACAGGCATTGTAAACGCACCTGTTATAATCGCCGCTACGACCTTCAAGAAGGGCGTGGTAATCGCTCTTGCTTTTGCGATAATATCGTTTCTGACGATAGTTACCTGTTCGTTTGTACCGAAAAAAATAGTTTATACCCTCAGAGTAATTATATATGCGCTGGTAGGCTCGGTCTATTATATCCCGACCGTACTTCTTTTAGAGCAGATCTTTCCGCTTACGGTCGAGCTTATAGGCATCTATATGCCGCTTATAATCACAAACGCTCTTATCTTCTCGAAAACGGAGAGCCGTTTCTATCTTGAGGACAAGCTGAAAATGATAATCGACGTAATTTTCTTCATAGCGGGCTTCGGCGCAGTGTGCGTCCTTACCGGAGGCTTCAGGGAACTGATATGCTTCGGCACGTTTGCCGGAATAAAGCTGTTTGATTTCAAGATTGCGGCCTTTGAATCACCTTTCGGCGGATTTATACTTGTCGGAATAATGGCAGGTATGTTCAGGGCGCTTTACAACTATCTGCGTAACCGCAGAATAAGGCTTAACAGCGAGGAGCATAACAAGGCGGCGGCTCACACCTACCGTTCAAGCACCGAAAGCAAGCCTGCTGCACCACATCTGCTTCCCTCGCAGGACGACAACGTAAAGGAGCGCAGTGATGGATAAATTAGCACTTTTTATCAATACGGCTATGCTCGCTATGTTTGTCGAGAATGCGATATTCTCCCGTGCGCTCGGCACAAGCGTGGCGTTCTACGCATCAAGAAAAAAAGAAAGCATATTCGGACTGGGTCTCGGCATAACATACGTTATCGTGGTTTCAAGCTGTATCACGTTCTTTATAGACGGGTGGCTTGCCGACTGGCAGTATTTTTATGTTGTCATGCCGCTTATATACACGCTGACGGTGAGCATAGTATATACGGGCAGTCTGCTCCTCCTGTGGAGATTCCTGCCAAAGATATTCAGAAACATCAAGAAATACGTTCATCTTTCGGTGTTCAATGCGGCAGTGCTGGGAGCATTGTTCCTGAACACGACATATCACGCTGATTTCTTTTCGTATATGGGATTCGGTGTCGGAATAGCGGCAGGCTTCTTCATTGCGGTGTTCTTCCTTCATATCGCAAACGAAAGGCTCAATTCTCCGCTTATTCCCGAGGCATTCAGAGGAATGCCGATAATGATGGTTTTTGTCGGCATTATGTCACTTGCATTCTATGCGCTGACAGGATATAACACGGGCGCTATCTGATAATTTCTAAAATGGAGATACTGATATGAGCAGAAAAAAAGGATTCAAGGTAAAACGTTCAAGAAGAAATCTGTATAAAAAACGTAAAAGCACCGGCAGGAAGATATTTGACGGGGTTCTTTTCGTTGTAATACTGGGCGCATTTGTCTTTGTGGGATACTCGGTCGCTTCTCCGCTGATAAAGTTTTTCGGCGGAAACGGGGACAATTCCTCTGTGAGCGAGCCTGCGTGGACACCGCCCGAATCGCTCCCCGAAACATCGGACAGCAATTCGCAGGCGAACACTTCGGACAACACGTCAGGCAACTCAGGCGGCAGTAATACAACAAAGGATAACACCTCCTCAGCGCCAAGCGAGGTAACATCTGCTTTTGCGACGGTCGCTCCCGACTCCGCACTGAAAAGCGATGCCGCACTGAATAAGTTCCTTGCCTCAGCAAAGGACAGCGGTTATAACACAGTCGTATTTACGCTTAAAAACACTACGGGCGAGCTGTTATACAAATCATCGCTTAAGGCAGTAAAGGACAACACAGACGTAAATAAGGGCAGTCTGACGGCGGTTCAGGTAGTAAAGGCGTGCAAAGCGGCAGGAATCACTCCCGTTGCGGCTATAACAACGCTTTACGACAGAAAGACACCGTATCTTTTCGACAATGCGGGATATATAATTACAGACGGAAACTGGAGCTGGCTGGATGCTGCCGCCGATAACGGCGGTAAACCGTGGACTACTCCCTATTCCGCCGATGCGGTAAACTATTATGCGGATATATGCGGAGAGCTTGCAAAGGCAGGATTTGCCGATATTGAACTTGAAAACACCGTCTTCCCGAACTTCCAGTCCTATGACTACTCGCTGTTGTCAAAGGAACTGCAGAATGCCAACAGAAGCGAAAAATTAGCCGTTCTTGCGGCATCGTGCGCAAAGAAAGCAAAGGAAGGCAACGCAACCGCAACGGTTGAAATAAAGGCTGACGCACTGCTTACAATGTCGGCTACGGCTTATGACGGTACGGCTGAAATATGGTCTGCGAAGGATAAGATGGGTGACAGCAGGGTACTTGTCACAATGGATATGTCGCTGCTTGGCACAAAGCTTCAGACCTCGGCAGACAAGACAGTAACGGTTGAAAAGGATAAGGTCAAGGCGATAAATCAGATATTCACGCTTGTAAAGAAGGCTGTCGGCGACAAGGAAATATCGGTCGGAATAACAGGCAGTGCAAATTTATCGGCAGATGAAATCAAAAATTGTAAAACAGCACTCGAAAAGCTCGGATTTACCGATATAAGATTCGAATAAATGCACAAAAGTGCTTGCATTTGCGGCATTTTTAAGGTATAATTAGAGAATAACGTAAGAGCGAATATCGCACGGAAAAGAAAGGAATACAAAATGACAGAATTATTGACATTATTATCAAGCGGACAGACAGCAACAACCACAGGACAGGGCGGAAACGATATAGTGAGCATTCTCACAATGCTTATCCCCCTTGCGCTTATGGTAGTTATATTCTACTTCCTTATCATAAGACCCGAAAAGAAGCGTGGCAAGAAGATGCAGGAAATGCTCAACAACCTTGAGGTTGCTGACGAAGTAGTAACAACAGGCGGTATTGTCGGCAGAGTATTAAGAGTTACAGATGATACTGTACTTATCGAAACAGGCTCTGACAGAACAAAGATCCGTGTTTTAAAGAGCAGCATTGCTGAGAACAGAACTGTTCACGATGATACGGAATCAAAGTAAGAGATTCTGAGATATTACAAAATATACACCCTCACGGCATCAGCTGTGAGGGTGTTTTTTGCGAAAAAATCCATCGTACTTGCCCGAAGATTATCGAACAGTACGATGGATTTAACTTATTGTACCGATATGCGACATTATGCGGTTACATATCGAACAGGTTTATCACTTCAATACCTTTGGCTTCAGCCATGCGTACCGT
This window of the [Eubacterium] siraeum genome carries:
- a CDS encoding putative glycoside hydrolase — translated: MSRKKGFKVKRSRRNLYKKRKSTGRKIFDGVLFVVILGAFVFVGYSVASPLIKFFGGNGDNSSVSEPAWTPPESLPETSDSNSQANTSDNTSGNSGGSNTTKDNTSSAPSEVTSAFATVAPDSALKSDAALNKFLASAKDSGYNTVVFTLKNTTGELLYKSSLKAVKDNTDVNKGSLTAVQVVKACKAAGITPVAAITTLYDRKTPYLFDNAGYIITDGNWSWLDAAADNGGKPWTTPYSADAVNYYADICGELAKAGFADIELENTVFPNFQSYDYSLLSKELQNANRSEKLAVLAASCAKKAKEGNATATVEIKADALLTMSATAYDGTAEIWSAKDKMGDSRVLVTMDMSLLGTKLQTSADKTVTVEKDKVKAINQIFTLVKKAVGDKEISVGITGSANLSADEIKNCKTALEKLGFTDIRFE
- a CDS encoding NADH:ubiquinone oxidoreductase subunit RnfE, yielding MAQAKQMKPEKTRKSDFKFTRDLIDGLAKQNVVLMTGIVNAPVIIAATTFKKGVVIALAFAIISFLTIVTCSFVPKKIVYTLRVIIYALVGSVYYIPTVLLLEQIFPLTVELIGIYMPLIITNALIFSKTESRFYLEDKLKMIIDVIFFIAGFGAVCVLTGGFRELICFGTFAGIKLFDFKIAAFESPFGGFILVGIMAGMFRALYNYLRNRRIRLNSEEHNKAAAHTYRSSTESKPAAPHLLPSQDDNVKERSDG
- the yajC gene encoding preprotein translocase subunit YajC, encoding MTELLTLLSSGQTATTTGQGGNDIVSILTMLIPLALMVVIFYFLIIRPEKKRGKKMQEMLNNLEVADEVVTTGGIVGRVLRVTDDTVLIETGSDRTKIRVLKSSIAENRTVHDDTESK